From the Ipomoea triloba cultivar NCNSP0323 chromosome 8, ASM357664v1 genome, the window CAACATTGCATATACATGATAAGGGGTCCGCTTGAGTAACTTTAAATCTTGTATATACCGATATAAAAGTTATTCTTTAGtacattaatattatgctaTTTATTGCAGTGGTGTGACAGTGCAAAGCGCTCTCCGAAAAAACTCTCTAGATATTACAGAAGAAAACCTATTGAAGCTCAAATACGACCAAGAATCTGTTTCAGACTATATTGAAGTATGCTGTCAATTTTCATACTGTGTGATAGCACTTATAGCACGTATTGAAGCTCAAGTTGTTCGTATTAATTCTGTTTTTGCAGGTTCATATTGAGCAGGGTCCCGTGTTAGAGAATCTTGGCCTTCCTCTTGGTTTAGTTAAAGGCATTGCAGGACAGACAAGGTTAAAGGTACATtaacatttattttgattcatataaatattatattatttaaaataaaataaaataaagctgGCATTAAATATTTGATCAGAGGTTCACCGTATACGAATTTCATCACATTGCAGGTGACGGTGAGAGGCACACAAGGGCATGCGGGAACAGTACCCATGGCTATGCGCCAAGATCCTATGGTTGCATCCGCTGAACTGATTGTATTATTGGAAAACCTTTGTAAACAACCCGAGTATTATCTCTCCTATGATGATGAATGCCCGACATCAACGGTGAAATCTCTTGCAGGGTCTCTTGTCTGTACTGTTGGAGAAATTTCAACCTGGCCAAGTGCAAGTAACGTCATTCCAGGCCAGGCAAGTACTCCCGAAACCTAGAGATTAGCCAGTAGCCATTCGATATTCCGTTTGTATAGAAAAGCGCATGAATTATCGATGATATAGTTGCCATTTGCATTGGTTTTACACGACAATCACAATCTGCTTTTCCTTGGAAATGTCTTACGTGCTTGCAGGTAAAATTCACCGTAGACATAAGGGCAATGGACGATACAGGACGAGAAGCTATCATCTATGAATTTTCAAACCGCATGCATCAGTTATGCGACAAGCGCAATGTTTTTTGTGTCATCGAACGCAAGGTGCGAGATCATCTCATTTTATGGCATTTACATGAATCCTattcatatgagaactatgccTTAGGTGAGAACGTGAGAATTGCACTGCAACTATTCTATCTTCGTCAAAGGTTTCCAGGCATGTCTGGAGTAGTTGCGGTGCATTCGTGCAGTTCTCATGGTCTCACCTAAGGCATGGTTCTTATGGGAGCAGGGCCCCACCCACCAAGTCGTTTAAAGACTAATATAACCTGACGTCGGGATTGTTTCAGCATGATGCAAATGCAGTGGTTTGCGATCCCGAACTGAGTTCACAGCTAAAATCTGCAGCTCACACTGCTTTTACAAGAATCACCGGGGAGACAACAGACGATGATGTGCCTGTGCTGATGAGTGGAGCTGGACACGACGCAATGGCCATGTCTCGCCTAACCAAGGTACGCTCTTACTCGGCCTCAACAGTAAAGAATGGATCTTCAGAGCCAGAGGTGATCGGTTTTGCTTTCCTGTAACAGGTCGGGATGCTATTTGTGCGCTGCCGTGGAGGCATTAGTCATTCCCCCGAAGAGCATGTGTTGGACGATGACGTTTGGGCAGCTGGTATGGCAATCGTGGCATTTCTGGAGACCCTCTTGTAAGTACTCGCTCAATCCAAATACCCACAGGAGAGCCCCCTCTTGATTCGATTGATTCAACTAGACTCGGCTGAATTAGTCTCATCTTGTATAATATGGATATTAGcacaatatgaaaaaaaaaaaaaaaaccaaaaaacctTTGTAGGAAACCTTGCCTTGCAATTTTATTCTACAATTGTAAATATGCAATAAGTCAGTggtctttattttttctttgttgggaTTTGTGAGTTTCTAATATTGAAATGGtttctaatattatttaattctattctattctattctatttgTTGGTTTTAATACTATTTAGAAATAAAGTTCGGTCATCGAGCAAATTGCAATTAAACATGACATGTTTAGGATTATAGCATGCaaaataatgcggaagcgaataaaatgacaaattgGGAATATGGAATAAATGGGTATTAAACTCTCAAATGAAATACAAGAgtaggtatatatataactatctACTTGAGAAAGTaaaagaatgaagaaatgaCGAATCAATGATGAGAGGATGAAGAATACAGGCTAATTAGCATGCATATTTATACATTTCCTGGAAGGAAATTCTTGCGCTATGTAAGATCAATGATAAACGATGGAGGGAATGCATTTCACTCCCTACAGTCgcacaaagaaaagaaagggaTTCCCTCGCAAACTATGGGTAATCCTATTCGCAAACCGTTTAACAAAAGAGATACTCACATGCGAAAAATAacacaatatatttttaatatcgCTAATCAGTAAATGTAACTAAGACCTTAAACATTTAGCGCATCTACCTGTTTCAATCTCCACAAACACCTTATACTCATatgacatgtagtgattctcATATATGAggggtcatgagattgagccgagccgagcctcagtggaggttatattgactctttgtgctacaataggttgaaaaagtatacTATTTGTGCTacaataggttgaaaaagtatagatgaacatgtACTAcgatgtaatagggtcagttatattaaaaaacaaatagtTGAATACAAAATTAATGAAGCTGAAGTggtattttagaataatttccCACTGCAACCATTGGCGAATCTTTTATTTGGTGAAGAAGCATTGGCGAATTTGTTTACGTGTATTACTTTGTCTTGAGTTGCTATTGCTCTTCCGGACCACAAGCTTGCAAACGACAAGGAGGAATCCCTGGCCTCAAGGGATTTGATTTGATCGATAGATACGTAGTATTTTGTTCCACTACGTTGGAAGGAAAATATTCTCTTTaagtgaatttttaaaaatttgaagaatatgttattttatcttgtttgatttatgaaattcatttttcaaagGAAGTagaattttctcataaattttttttaattactcgtattattattattactacctAGTGTTTTACCGTGCGAtgcacgatttttttttttttgttattatgaatttaaataaaaaaatttaaaaatgaaaatatattaaaatgtacaatataataatatagttgaattttcatatacttgatcaagtatctattatcatagccATACATATTTAGAtcaatttatagagaaaaatttacctaattaaattgaattattcctaatcatatttcatatatattataattctaacaatatgaataatataaagcttacaaaaaaatatgaataataactaagaaaattatacttagaaattaaaaaatgtaaattttaaattttttatatgtaattttaaactcttatcagactcattttcttatatgattgtgtaatacaatgtatatacaaataatatttattaatatgtatgtatgcaaattctataatataatttatataattataatttatattgatatattataattaaaataattaaatttagaaattaaaaaaatagcattttaattttgtatgattaatataatgcataagtatatgtatgtatgtatttttaaaaatataaatatgtatgaacacatattttgttttttttttttgttttttgttttttgtttttttttttgtagtccagtggcatcaaacccttccctttatacgggaggtggtgggttcgagcctcagtggagacaatactgactcttgtgcttcaataggttgagaaagtagttatgaacagatactgcattgtaatagagttagtagtattcaaaataaaaatattttgttaattttataattttatttttaattatattttatattttattaattataattgagaaaattacatttacaaattaaaagaatttaatttttaaatttatatggattaatgtagtctctaactatattacatatttagacaatTTATTTAGCTtagaattattaaatttatcaatttatatatttatttttattataataagataaaatttaaaactatttatttacatatttttattataataattattaatctttttaattattataaattttaatttataattctatttaaatataaacaataattatcattattattaaaataaggaaaaaattacacttttcgtccataagttataggataattgtagaattcgtcattaagtgcaacgccaatgataacttagggacaaaaagtgagtatgactAACACTTTTCCTTCCTTCAAAAGTGTTagtcatactcactttttgtcgctaagttatcattggcgttgcacttttcgtccatttactaataaaacattagtgacgatatttgcaattttagtataCATCAagaacgaaaagtgcaacgtcaatgataacttagagacgaaaagtaGACATGACTAATACTCAGGGATGAATTCTATAATtgccctataacttagggacgaaaaatacaaaattttccttaaaataattaatactatgtattttatacgaaataactttgtaataaatttaagttttacttataaaaataattaatcaaaaatataatttttaactttcaaccaaataaacaaaaattatttttaactttcagcgaaacataaaaaaataaaaatatttatttaaaaaaaaaatgtttttcataTTTCTAAAGAGATACTTATAGCGCGTTTGGTTGTGAGGAAGGAATAAggaggaaaagaattgtaatttggtggaattgcaattcaatgaataaagtaggaattgaaattacagtgtttggtatgtagaaataggagtacagtgaattgaaaggtaagaagcgacaaaatgactaaaatgcctttatgttgtggtagatgttatagtagtagtagtagtaatagtaatagtagtagtagtagtaataataataataataataataataataataataataattctttcaaaataataataataataataataataataataattttttcaaattttttttttaaaagacaaaGGGTGTGAGAGGAGGAGCAAAATtatctttacaccaacaaattgcccatcctctccaccgaattgcaattcatcatttggagggaattgcaattatGTGAAATTGCAAtcccctccaaccaaacactataattggagaattcactgaattgcaattcaatgcaTTGCAATTCctcccaaactacatccaaccaaacatgccattaaAATAGGAAGATTGGGTCGAATTGGTGTGGACCAACGAGGACTCTTATGCATTTATGCTAAAACCCAAACGGTTCGCAAAACCCCGTTTTGTTTTTTggagggtttagggttttgtcACCTACATTTGACCGTGCTTCATGATCCTCGTAGACTTCGCTCGACCCTTCTTCACGTATACTTCAACCTAACATTTTAGGTGCCAACCTTCAGAGTTCAGACGCACCACCACGCCATCAACCTTCAGTTTTGGGTAATTCCTTCCTCCATGTTTTTACATCTTCTTATATGTGTGTCGACAACGGGCGGTTCAGTATAGCTTAGTTTCTGTGTAACCATCTTGCCGACTTAAATCATTGTAAagaagccaattttttttttacttgttcaAAAATATCCAATTCAATAAAAAAGATCCTACCTTGATACCAAATCATGTTCAGATTGCTTGACTTATCAGTTTCATGGCTTAAGTCATCATAAAGAAGTAGAAATATAGAATGCTGCTAGGCCTTATTGAAATATAGATAGATATGATAGTTTCCAATGCATAATTGTAAATGGTAACAGTTATAATTGCCCATAAACAAATGAGTCATATACATCATTCACTTATATACATGTGTTCATATTAACCAATCCTGGCCAACCTTCATAATGTCTCTTGATCTTTTCACCTCCCTTTAGGTCTTAAATTTGTTGATCTTCTGTAAattaattttgctttgttttataGCATTGCCCAGGTTAAGAATCTCTCCACCCTTTTTATCTTTAAATCTATATTTTTTCTAGCTATATATGTTAAATGGGATATTAGAATGTCTAATCCTTTTTGTAAACTCCTCAGG encodes:
- the LOC116027704 gene encoding allantoate deiminase 2, giving the protein MLMAMPSSSFSRQSHTFLKPHAIFPLFLLFLCPVVAFSGSENEVGIKYDLFPQILKEEAVSRLYELGKVSDADNYLERTFQSPASVRAGNRIRSWMEDAGLRTWIDQMGNVHGRVEGINPSGKALLIGSHLDTVIDAGYFDGALGIITAISALKVLKTTGRLEKLSKPVEVIAFSDEEGVRFQSTFLGSAAIAGTLPVTTLHIHDKGGVTVQSALRKNSLDITEENLLKLKYDQESVSDYIEVHIEQGPVLENLGLPLGLVKGIAGQTRLKVTVRGTQGHAGTVPMAMRQDPMVASAELIVLLENLCKQPEYYLSYDDECPTSTVKSLAGSLVCTVGEISTWPSASNVIPGQVKFTVDIRAMDDTGREAIIYEFSNRMHQLCDKRNVFCVIERKHDANAVVCDPELSSQLKSAAHTAFTRITGETTDDDVPVLMSGAGHDAMAMSRLTKVGMLFVRCRGGISHSPEEHVLDDDVWAAGMAIVAFLETLL